A single Trueperaceae bacterium DNA region contains:
- a CDS encoding HAD-IIB family hydrolase: protein MIPLVVLDLDGTLIGASGRVEACILEAADAAREAGVRLAICTGRPGFGIAAKVARRVDPDTPHIFQNGAQITYLDGDTLQVSALKEDQVRALVKAARDLGLVLELYTPDTLYVERKTEISEAHATMIGVTALKRDLLDVAANEPVVRAQWVVPPERYDEAMAVGVDGVHAHPATSPALPGTFFVSLTRGAIDKGSAVRKLTSKLEIDPAHVMAIGDSPGDVAMLEAVGHPRVVASGDPDVVERWASHVLPGVEACGAAEGLRSAITLRADAADPDPGDGNGPHAGDGDGDAAGPGAGR, encoded by the coding sequence GTGATTCCGCTCGTCGTGCTCGACCTCGACGGCACCCTCATCGGGGCGTCGGGCCGGGTCGAGGCGTGCATCCTCGAGGCGGCGGACGCCGCCCGGGAGGCCGGCGTCCGCCTGGCGATCTGCACCGGCCGCCCGGGCTTCGGGATCGCCGCGAAGGTCGCTCGGCGCGTCGACCCCGACACGCCCCACATCTTCCAGAACGGGGCGCAGATCACCTACCTCGACGGCGACACCCTGCAGGTGTCCGCCCTCAAGGAGGACCAGGTCCGCGCCCTCGTGAAGGCCGCCCGCGACCTCGGGCTGGTCCTCGAGCTCTACACGCCCGACACGTTGTACGTCGAACGCAAGACCGAGATCAGCGAGGCGCACGCCACGATGATCGGCGTGACCGCCCTCAAGCGCGACCTGCTCGACGTCGCGGCGAACGAACCGGTCGTGCGCGCGCAGTGGGTCGTGCCGCCCGAACGCTACGACGAAGCGATGGCGGTCGGCGTCGACGGGGTGCACGCCCACCCGGCGACCAGCCCGGCGCTGCCCGGCACGTTCTTCGTGAGCCTCACGCGCGGGGCGATCGACAAGGGCAGCGCCGTCCGCAAACTCACGTCGAAACTCGAGATCGATCCCGCCCACGTCATGGCGATCGGCGACAGTCCCGGCGACGTCGCCATGCTCGAGGCGGTCGGGCACCCCCGGGTCGTCGCGAGCGGCGACCCCGACGTCGTCGAGCGGTGGGCGTCGCACGTCCTCCCCGGCGTCGAGGCGTGCGGCGCGGCGGAGGGCCTGCGCTCCGCCATCACGCTCCGCGCCGACGCGGCCGACCCCGACCCGGGCGACGGCAACGGACCCCACGCTGGCGACGGCGACGGGGACGCCGCCGGCCCGGGGGCGGGACGGTAG
- a CDS encoding stalk domain-containing protein, translated as MRRRRAPRAVLVLALALAGLGAAQTLRIDGRDLGPVRSDLLEGSAYAALPRVADAFGVDPVVDPETAVVTIARGGRVVRLDVVPVGTNPARAGALRLDGAAFADQAAVDDADATYVPVAALARALGGSVGYVAEADAVVVVTPRPTVQDVTLETTAQGEALRVAFDGPVAVRRVPADVGDAAAWRIPRAGMPTARSEGGALLTRVGVYPEDGDVRIRLDAEGVLVDAVVVRTAAGGSDVVIRARPDPSTFRPRGDGPPSVALHAASSPEPREVRAALLDLARRVQEALGPSDGNPVDDGDEGVVAATLVRTGAAEAPPAEVLRAAATSDVYLRLHAADVPAGEVRLWALGEVTDAAAVELAIRRNAARALEDAGDDDGDAAGRTDALRREILLGLVPDVELGQDAAERLADALFDAGGYRAGDVQRAPLASLAPAAGRGVLVEVAADALRDDAARTDLAAALATALRTVLQR; from the coding sequence ATGAGGCGGCGTCGCGCTCCGCGCGCCGTCCTCGTCCTCGCCCTCGCGCTAGCGGGGCTGGGCGCCGCGCAGACGTTGCGGATCGACGGGCGCGACCTCGGGCCGGTCCGCAGCGACCTGCTCGAGGGCAGCGCCTACGCGGCGCTGCCCCGCGTCGCCGACGCGTTCGGCGTCGATCCGGTCGTCGACCCCGAGACCGCCGTCGTGACGATCGCGAGGGGGGGCCGCGTCGTGCGCCTCGACGTCGTCCCGGTCGGCACGAACCCCGCCCGAGCGGGCGCGTTGCGCCTCGACGGGGCCGCGTTCGCGGACCAGGCTGCGGTCGATGACGCCGACGCGACGTACGTCCCGGTCGCCGCCCTCGCGCGGGCGCTCGGGGGCAGCGTCGGCTACGTCGCGGAGGCCGACGCCGTCGTCGTCGTCACGCCCCGCCCGACGGTGCAGGACGTGACGCTCGAGACGACCGCGCAGGGCGAGGCGCTGCGCGTGGCGTTCGACGGACCGGTCGCGGTACGGCGGGTGCCCGCCGACGTCGGGGACGCCGCCGCGTGGCGGATCCCGCGCGCCGGCATGCCGACCGCACGTTCGGAGGGGGGCGCGCTCCTGACGCGGGTCGGGGTGTACCCGGAGGACGGCGACGTGCGCATTCGCCTCGACGCCGAAGGCGTGCTCGTCGACGCCGTCGTGGTGCGCACCGCGGCGGGGGGCAGCGACGTCGTGATCCGCGCGCGGCCGGACCCGTCCACCTTCCGGCCTCGCGGGGACGGCCCGCCCAGCGTCGCGCTGCACGCCGCGTCGTCCCCCGAACCGCGCGAGGTGCGCGCGGCGTTGCTCGATCTCGCTCGCCGCGTCCAGGAGGCGCTCGGGCCGTCGGACGGCAACCCGGTCGACGACGGCGACGAAGGCGTCGTCGCGGCGACGCTCGTCCGGACCGGGGCGGCGGAGGCGCCGCCCGCCGAGGTGCTGCGCGCGGCGGCGACGAGCGACGTCTACCTCCGCCTGCACGCCGCGGACGTCCCCGCCGGCGAGGTCCGCCTTTGGGCGCTGGGGGAGGTGACGGACGCCGCCGCCGTGGAGCTCGCGATCCGCCGCAACGCCGCACGGGCCCTCGAGGATGCCGGCGACGACGACGGGGACGCCGCGGGCCGGACCGACGCGTTGCGGCGCGAGATCCTTCTCGGCCTCGTCCCCGACGTCGAGCTGGGGCAGGACGCGGCGGAGCGGCTGGCGGACGCCCTGTTCGACGCCGGTGGGTACCGCGCCGGCGACGTGCAGCGCGCCCCCCTCGCGAGCCTCGCGCCGGCGGCGGGCCGCGGGGTGCTGGTGGAGGTCGCCGCGGACGCCCTCCGCGACGACGCGGCCCGTACCGACCTGGCGGCCGCCCTCGCGACCGCCCTCCGGACGGTGCTGCAGCGGTGA
- the smpB gene encoding SsrA-binding protein SmpB: MLNNKRARYDYDLLDRFEAGLRLTGSEVKALRQGGGSLAEAFVRVQDHELWLEGVTIPIYEQASYNNHEPTRPRKILLKRSEIAEVEKGLERRGLTCVPTKLYFKDGWAKVEIALARGRKKHDKRRAEAEKDAKKQVRRYLEGE, translated from the coding sequence ATGCTGAACAACAAACGCGCCCGCTACGACTACGATCTGTTGGACCGCTTCGAGGCCGGCCTGCGCCTGACCGGCAGCGAGGTGAAGGCGTTGCGGCAGGGGGGCGGCAGCCTCGCCGAAGCGTTCGTGCGGGTGCAGGACCACGAACTGTGGTTGGAGGGCGTCACGATCCCGATTTACGAGCAGGCGAGCTACAACAATCACGAGCCGACGCGACCCCGCAAGATCCTGCTGAAGCGGTCCGAGATCGCCGAGGTCGAAAAGGGGCTCGAGCGGAGGGGCCTGACGTGCGTTCCGACGAAGCTGTACTTCAAGGACGGCTGGGCGAAGGTCGAGATCGCCCTGGCGCGGGGGCGCAAGAAGCACGACAAACGCCGCGCCGAAGCGGAGAAGGACGCCAAGAAGCAGGTGCGGCGCTACCTGGAGGGCGAATGA
- a CDS encoding acetoacetate decarboxylase family protein, with protein MNPDAAPPPWTLTGRAYAVPVRAAFPAGAPIDAGMGGPAGRFVGGPGVVLAVRYATSDVGPYDELASLPGRVRFGASATFASVARIVVSTPESVAAGRAHWALPKALATFTWRERADGERLEVCTPDGVPLFAATFAAFGPSLPVAVGGPFGRIAQPAPDGLRVTPVAGWGWARPARVRDVGVGDAAFEGVRRPWGPAFALSRVHLRFGAPERRAVATEGAG; from the coding sequence GTGAACCCCGACGCAGCGCCCCCGCCCTGGACCCTGACCGGTCGCGCGTACGCCGTGCCGGTGCGGGCGGCGTTCCCGGCGGGCGCCCCCATCGACGCCGGCATGGGGGGCCCGGCGGGGCGGTTCGTCGGCGGGCCGGGCGTCGTGCTGGCGGTGCGCTACGCCACCTCCGACGTCGGTCCGTACGACGAGCTGGCGTCCCTCCCGGGTCGCGTCCGGTTCGGGGCTTCCGCGACGTTCGCGTCGGTCGCTCGGATCGTCGTCTCGACGCCGGAGAGCGTCGCGGCGGGGCGTGCGCACTGGGCCCTCCCGAAGGCGCTCGCGACGTTCACGTGGCGCGAGCGTGCGGATGGCGAACGCCTCGAGGTGTGCACGCCGGACGGCGTGCCGCTCTTCGCGGCGACGTTCGCGGCGTTCGGTCCGTCCCTCCCGGTCGCGGTCGGGGGGCCGTTCGGACGGATCGCGCAACCGGCGCCCGACGGGCTTCGCGTCACCCCGGTCGCGGGGTGGGGGTGGGCGCGGCCGGCGCGCGTGCGCGACGTCGGCGTGGGCGACGCGGCGTTCGAGGGCGTCCGTCGCCCGTGGGGTCCGGCGTTCGCCCTGTCGCGCGTCCACCTGCGCTTCGGGGCGCCCGAGCGGCGCGCGGTCGCGACGGAGGGGGCGGGCTGA
- the asnS gene encoding asparagine--tRNA ligase: protein MSDRPALPDSDDPRLARIADLPDRVGEAVLLRGWLTGLRSSGKIAFLQLRDGSGFVQAVVTKDGVGDAAFDAVRDLDQEAAVVVTGTVKDDPRAPSGVELNADAVTRVAPGGSYPITPKEHGVDFLSERRHLHLRHRTPFAILRIRDTVERAIHDFFHERGFLRFDAPFFMPTAVEGTTNLFEIDLFGEDAAYLSQSGQLYAEAGALAFGAVYTFGPTFRAEKSKTRRHLLEFWMVEPEVAWLDHEGNVALQEAFVAYLAGRVLEERRAELDLLQRDVAPLEATASGGFLRLTYDEALATLADAGHALTWGDDLGAPHETVLGNLSDRPVFVEAWPAHTKAFYMEPYEDDPTRVKNADLIAPEGYGEIIGGSQRIHDLALLERRIAEHGLPAEAFAWYLDLRRHGSVPHSGFGMGLERVLAWFTGAHHLRDVVPFPRMLTRMYP from the coding sequence ATGAGCGACCGCCCGGCCCTGCCCGACTCCGACGACCCGCGCCTCGCCCGCATCGCCGACCTCCCCGACCGCGTCGGCGAAGCCGTCCTCCTCCGGGGGTGGCTGACCGGCCTGCGCAGCAGCGGAAAGATCGCCTTCCTGCAACTCCGCGACGGGTCCGGCTTCGTGCAGGCGGTCGTCACGAAGGACGGGGTCGGCGACGCGGCGTTCGACGCCGTCCGCGACCTCGACCAGGAGGCCGCCGTCGTCGTGACCGGTACCGTCAAAGACGACCCCCGCGCGCCGTCCGGCGTGGAGCTGAACGCCGACGCCGTCACGCGCGTCGCCCCCGGGGGGAGCTACCCCATCACGCCCAAGGAGCACGGGGTCGACTTCCTCTCCGAACGCCGTCACCTGCACCTCCGGCACCGCACGCCGTTCGCGATCCTCCGCATTCGCGACACGGTGGAGCGCGCCATCCACGATTTCTTTCACGAGCGCGGCTTCCTGCGCTTCGACGCGCCGTTCTTCATGCCGACCGCCGTGGAGGGCACGACGAACCTGTTCGAGATCGACCTGTTCGGCGAGGACGCCGCCTACCTGTCGCAGTCCGGCCAACTGTACGCCGAGGCCGGCGCGCTGGCGTTCGGAGCGGTCTACACGTTCGGTCCGACCTTCCGCGCGGAGAAGAGCAAGACCCGCCGCCACCTGCTGGAGTTCTGGATGGTGGAGCCGGAGGTCGCGTGGCTCGATCACGAGGGCAACGTCGCCCTCCAGGAGGCGTTCGTCGCCTACCTCGCGGGGCGCGTCCTCGAGGAACGCCGCGCCGAACTGGACCTGCTGCAGCGCGACGTCGCCCCCCTCGAAGCGACCGCGTCGGGCGGGTTCCTGCGCCTGACGTACGACGAGGCGCTCGCGACCCTCGCCGACGCCGGGCACGCCCTCACCTGGGGGGACGACCTCGGCGCGCCGCACGAAACGGTGCTCGGGAACCTGTCCGACCGACCGGTGTTCGTCGAGGCGTGGCCCGCGCACACGAAGGCGTTCTACATGGAGCCCTACGAGGACGACCCGACGCGGGTGAAGAACGCCGACCTCATCGCGCCCGAGGGGTACGGCGAGATCATCGGGGGGTCGCAACGCATCCACGACCTGGCGCTCCTCGAACGCCGCATCGCGGAGCACGGCCTCCCCGCCGAGGCGTTCGCGTGGTACCTCGACCTGCGCCGGCACGGCTCCGTCCCGCACAGCGGGTTCGGGATGGGCCTTGAGCGGGTCCTCGCCTGGTTCACCGGCGCGCACCACCTCCGCGACGTCGTGCCGTTCCCCCGCATGCTGACGCGCATGTACCCCTGA
- the hisS gene encoding histidine--tRNA ligase — MRSRAVKGTYDVLPESTPAWRRLRSVTETVLGRAGVREIAPPIFEYSEIFDKSVGESADLVVQKEMYRFEDRGGRSLTLRPEFTAGVLRAYVEHGMHTRPTPVKLWSFGPAFRAENVQRGRFRQFHQINCELLGAPGPLVDAEAIALLHDLLHALGLRDLVVALGSVGDPEDREAYNAYLRDALEPHAHELSETSRERLRLNPMRVLDSKDAGDQRLVATLQTPLDRLGDAARAHLDGVAAYLRDWGIAFTFAPSLVRGLDYYRRTAFEIHAEGIGAQSALAGGGRYDGLVASLGGPPTPGIGWALGVERVLDALEEAGRTPAPDAGPAVFLVPMDAAAVPEAAALARRLRTDVHVEHAYAERKPGKGLRDADRAGARYAALRGAREREAGVWTLKHLASGEQREIPEAAMSAAVLEAPS, encoded by the coding sequence ATGCGGAGTCGCGCCGTGAAGGGCACGTACGACGTTCTCCCCGAATCCACTCCGGCCTGGCGACGGTTGCGGTCCGTGACCGAAACCGTCCTCGGACGCGCCGGCGTGCGGGAGATCGCCCCCCCGATCTTCGAGTACAGCGAGATCTTCGACAAGTCCGTCGGCGAGTCCGCCGACCTCGTCGTGCAGAAGGAGATGTACCGCTTCGAGGACCGCGGCGGACGGAGCCTCACGCTCCGCCCCGAGTTCACCGCCGGCGTGCTCCGCGCGTACGTCGAGCACGGCATGCACACCCGCCCGACGCCGGTGAAGCTGTGGAGTTTCGGGCCCGCCTTCCGCGCCGAGAACGTCCAGCGGGGACGCTTCCGGCAGTTCCACCAGATCAACTGCGAACTGCTCGGGGCGCCCGGCCCGCTCGTGGACGCCGAAGCGATCGCGCTCCTGCACGACCTCCTGCACGCCCTCGGCCTCCGCGATCTCGTCGTCGCGCTCGGCAGCGTCGGCGACCCCGAGGACCGCGAGGCCTACAACGCGTACCTCCGCGACGCGCTCGAACCCCACGCCCACGAACTGAGCGAAACGAGCCGCGAACGCCTCCGCCTGAACCCCATGCGGGTCCTCGACAGCAAGGACGCCGGCGACCAGCGGCTCGTCGCGACCCTTCAAACGCCCCTCGACCGCCTCGGGGACGCCGCCCGCGCCCACCTCGACGGGGTCGCGGCGTACCTCCGCGACTGGGGCATCGCCTTCACGTTCGCCCCGAGCCTGGTGCGCGGCCTCGACTACTACCGCCGGACCGCCTTCGAGATCCACGCCGAGGGCATCGGAGCGCAGTCCGCCCTCGCCGGCGGCGGGCGCTACGACGGCCTCGTCGCCTCGCTCGGTGGGCCCCCCACCCCCGGCATCGGCTGGGCGCTCGGGGTCGAACGCGTCCTCGACGCGCTCGAGGAGGCCGGCCGAACGCCGGCCCCCGACGCCGGTCCCGCGGTGTTCCTCGTCCCGATGGACGCCGCCGCCGTCCCCGAAGCGGCGGCTCTCGCGCGGCGCCTCCGGACGGACGTGCACGTCGAGCACGCCTACGCCGAACGCAAGCCCGGCAAGGGGCTGCGCGACGCCGACCGCGCCGGCGCCCGCTACGCCGCGTTGCGCGGCGCGCGGGAGCGCGAGGCCGGCGTCTGGACGCTGAAGCACCTCGCCAGCGGCGAGCAACGCGAAATCCCCGAAGCGGCGATGTCCGCCGCGGTCCTGGAGGCCCCCTCATGA
- a CDS encoding HAMP domain-containing sensor histidine kinase: MTLRVRLTLFYAAFFLFVGSLVAASVYVLTERSLTYALEERAGQALEDLSRGAVLEGLRRLPGDAYYEVIVLGQGDRLPAEPAGVREGVPYVEPRLLRPNPTDDSLVEGLDDATLARLLATGETAGTVVLPGGERLQVLGDVGTLAFPSRGVTLSAAVFVGLQADDLRSNLRHLARHLVTILGVATVVFALGVYALSRRVLLPLERVTRTAAGVTGRDLSQRVPEPRTRDEVHDLAVTLNGMLDRLQESFETQRRFTADASHELRTPVTAIAGHAHYLLRRSDPTDVQRESLEVIRSEADRMGKLVGDLLELARADAGFALRREPLNLVDVLDTAREAVPPEGGDARVEVHATTPVVEVDGDPARLQQVVLNLVQNAVNAGATHVHVTVERDGDDVRLEVADDGPGIPEEALPHLFDRFYRVDGARSGRGNGAGLGLAIVRWIVQQHGGRVDVDSRPGEGTRFTVVLPAADGRDDPAEDGGAPSEA, translated from the coding sequence GTGACGCTTCGCGTCCGCCTCACGCTGTTCTATGCGGCGTTCTTCCTGTTCGTCGGGTCGCTCGTCGCCGCCAGCGTGTACGTCCTGACCGAACGCAGCCTCACGTACGCCCTCGAGGAGCGCGCCGGGCAGGCGCTCGAGGACCTGTCGCGCGGCGCGGTGCTCGAGGGCCTCCGGCGGCTGCCGGGGGACGCCTACTACGAAGTGATCGTGCTCGGGCAGGGCGACCGACTGCCGGCCGAGCCGGCCGGCGTCCGCGAGGGCGTCCCGTACGTCGAGCCGCGCCTGTTGCGCCCCAACCCGACCGACGACAGCCTCGTCGAGGGCCTCGACGACGCGACGCTCGCGCGCCTCCTGGCGACCGGCGAGACCGCGGGAACCGTCGTCCTCCCCGGCGGGGAGCGCCTCCAGGTGCTGGGCGACGTCGGGACGCTCGCCTTCCCCTCGCGCGGCGTGACGCTCTCCGCCGCGGTGTTCGTCGGGCTGCAGGCCGACGACCTACGATCGAACCTGCGGCACCTGGCGCGGCACCTCGTCACGATCCTCGGGGTCGCGACGGTCGTGTTCGCGCTCGGGGTGTACGCCCTCTCGCGGCGGGTGCTGCTGCCCCTCGAGCGGGTCACGCGGACCGCGGCCGGCGTGACCGGCCGGGACCTGTCGCAACGCGTGCCCGAACCGCGGACGCGCGACGAGGTGCACGACCTCGCCGTCACCCTCAACGGCATGCTCGACCGCCTTCAGGAGTCGTTCGAGACGCAGCGGCGCTTCACCGCCGACGCCAGCCACGAACTCCGCACGCCGGTCACCGCGATCGCGGGGCACGCGCACTACCTGCTGCGGCGCAGCGACCCGACCGACGTGCAGCGCGAGAGCCTCGAGGTGATCCGCAGCGAAGCGGACCGCATGGGCAAGTTGGTCGGCGACCTGCTCGAGCTCGCCCGCGCCGACGCCGGTTTCGCGCTCCGGCGCGAACCCCTGAACCTCGTCGACGTCCTCGACACCGCGCGGGAGGCCGTCCCCCCGGAGGGCGGCGACGCCCGCGTCGAGGTGCACGCCACCACCCCCGTCGTCGAGGTCGACGGCGACCCCGCCCGCCTGCAGCAGGTGGTCCTCAACCTCGTGCAGAACGCCGTGAACGCCGGCGCGACGCACGTCCACGTGACGGTCGAGCGCGACGGCGACGACGTCCGCCTCGAGGTGGCCGACGACGGCCCCGGCATCCCCGAGGAGGCGCTCCCCCACCTGTTCGACCGCTTCTACCGGGTCGACGGGGCCCGCAGCGGCCGCGGCAACGGCGCGGGGTTGGGGCTCGCGATCGTGCGCTGGATCGTGCAGCAGCACGGGGGCCGGGTCGACGTCGATTCCCGTCCGGGGGAGGGCACCCGCTTCACCGTGGTGCTGCCCGCCGCCGACGGCCGCGACGACCCGGCCGAGGACGGTGGCGCGCCGAGCGAGGCCTAA
- the aspS gene encoding aspartate--tRNA ligase, translated as MKRTLMCGALRAEHAGSTVILQGWVHRRRDLGGLIFLDLRDRDGVVQVLVEPSAADAFAAADDVRGEWIVEVEGAVRARPEDQRGDGPTGAVEVVATRLDVLTEARTPPIPVAGDAAAQTSEELRMQYRYLDLRRPDAMAPLRLRHRVIKAIWDFLDDEGFVSVETPLLTLSTPEGARDYVVPSRTHPGAFYALPQSPQLFKQLLMAGGTDRYFQIARCFRDEDLRADRQPDFTQLDLEMSFVDVGDVLDLNERLMAHVVQASTGQALPRPFPRLPYADALARFGSDKPDLRFGLELATLDDAFAGTGFRGFAAPLDAGGHVAGLRVPQAHAEALSRKDLDALEAHAQRHGAKAMAWLRRDGDAFKGPIAKFLEHETAALLEGTDADGDLWLLVADVGTRAHEALGAVRLELRDRFDLVPDDAGLAPAWITDFPLLEIDPETGASTYMHHPFTRPRSDDLPRLETDPASVHADAYDLVLNGFEVGGGSLRIHDLATQERMFRALGFDAEEARARFGFFLDALAYGAPPHGGIAWGLDRLVMILAGANSLRDVIAFPKNVRGGDPLTGAPAPIDAAQLQELHLRVAPPPDGANDGGGPDDAGGADEAEA; from the coding sequence ATGAAGCGGACGCTGATGTGCGGCGCGCTGCGCGCCGAGCACGCCGGATCGACCGTCATCCTGCAGGGGTGGGTCCACCGCCGCCGCGACCTCGGCGGCCTGATCTTCCTCGACCTCCGCGACCGCGACGGCGTCGTGCAGGTCCTCGTCGAGCCGTCCGCAGCCGACGCGTTCGCCGCCGCCGACGACGTCCGCGGCGAGTGGATCGTCGAGGTCGAGGGCGCCGTCCGCGCCCGCCCCGAGGACCAGCGCGGCGACGGACCGACCGGCGCGGTGGAGGTCGTCGCGACCCGCCTCGACGTCCTCACCGAGGCGCGCACGCCGCCCATTCCGGTCGCAGGCGACGCCGCCGCGCAGACGTCGGAGGAGCTGCGCATGCAGTACCGCTACCTCGACCTGCGCCGGCCCGACGCGATGGCGCCGCTGCGGCTCCGCCACCGCGTCATCAAGGCGATCTGGGATTTCCTGGACGACGAGGGGTTCGTCTCCGTCGAGACGCCGCTGTTGACGCTCTCGACGCCGGAGGGCGCCCGCGACTACGTCGTGCCGTCCCGCACCCACCCGGGCGCCTTCTACGCCCTCCCGCAATCGCCGCAGTTGTTCAAGCAGTTGTTGATGGCGGGCGGCACCGACCGGTACTTCCAGATCGCGCGTTGCTTCCGCGACGAGGACCTCCGCGCCGACCGGCAACCGGACTTCACGCAACTCGACCTGGAGATGTCGTTCGTGGACGTAGGCGACGTCCTCGACCTGAACGAACGTCTCATGGCGCACGTCGTGCAGGCCAGCACCGGCCAGGCGCTTCCCCGCCCGTTCCCCCGTCTCCCCTACGCCGACGCGCTCGCGCGCTTCGGGAGCGACAAGCCCGACCTCCGCTTCGGGCTGGAACTCGCGACCCTCGACGACGCCTTCGCCGGGACCGGCTTCCGTGGATTCGCCGCACCGCTCGACGCCGGCGGGCACGTCGCCGGCCTGCGCGTCCCCCAGGCCCACGCGGAGGCCCTGAGCCGTAAGGACCTCGACGCGCTCGAGGCGCACGCCCAGCGTCACGGCGCGAAGGCGATGGCCTGGCTGCGTCGCGACGGGGACGCCTTCAAGGGCCCGATCGCGAAGTTCCTCGAGCACGAGACCGCCGCCCTGCTGGAGGGCACCGACGCGGACGGCGACCTGTGGCTGCTCGTCGCCGACGTCGGGACGCGCGCCCACGAGGCGTTGGGCGCCGTCCGCCTCGAGCTGCGCGACCGGTTCGACCTCGTGCCCGACGACGCCGGCCTCGCCCCCGCCTGGATCACCGACTTCCCGCTCCTGGAGATCGATCCCGAGACCGGCGCGTCGACGTACATGCACCACCCGTTCACGCGACCGCGGAGCGACGACCTGCCGCGCCTCGAGACCGACCCCGCGTCGGTCCACGCCGACGCGTACGACCTGGTCCTCAACGGCTTCGAGGTCGGGGGTGGGTCGCTGCGCATTCACGACCTGGCGACGCAGGAACGGATGTTCCGCGCGCTCGGGTTCGACGCCGAGGAGGCCCGCGCCCGCTTCGGCTTCTTCCTCGACGCCCTCGCGTACGGTGCGCCCCCCCACGGCGGGATCGCCTGGGGCCTCGACCGCCTCGTGATGATCCTCGCCGGCGCCAACAGCCTGCGGGACGTGATCGCGTTCCCGAAGAACGTCCGCGGGGGCGACCCGTTGACGGGCGCCCCCGCCCCGATCGACGCCGCCCAACTCCAGGAACTGCACCTCCGCGTCGCGCCGCCCCCGGACGGCGCGAACGACGGGGGCGGCCCGGACGATGCGGGCGGCGCGGACGAGGCCGAAGCGTGA
- a CDS encoding prohibitin family protein, which produces MTPVLFLALALLAGGIALAVQGVQSERGPLRSLGVVVTLLGLVTAGLSQAFVVIPAGNVGVVFNVFGGVQDDELNEGFHIVLPVLQQVTIYDVRQQEFTLAQSTGDQVTARSSEGLEINVDATIIYQVAPTEAARLHQDIGPSYETVRVRPEVRSQIRDAIGEYAAAELISTLRTELQQNVETSLREALDGDNVRIRSVLLRDIRIPTTITTAIEEKQAAEQQVEVEENRRRQAEISAQRRVIEAEGERDAAIARAEGESEALRLRGEAIRENPEIIDLEVAQRLAPGIETILLPSDNNFLLDLRSLNQGRGATSPTDSVVPLP; this is translated from the coding sequence ATGACGCCCGTCTTGTTCCTCGCCCTCGCCCTCCTTGCCGGCGGCATCGCGCTCGCCGTGCAGGGGGTGCAGTCCGAACGCGGTCCCCTGCGTAGCCTCGGGGTCGTCGTCACCCTCCTCGGTCTCGTCACCGCCGGCCTCAGCCAAGCGTTCGTCGTCATTCCCGCCGGGAACGTCGGCGTGGTCTTCAACGTCTTCGGCGGCGTACAGGACGACGAACTGAACGAAGGGTTCCACATCGTCCTCCCGGTCCTGCAGCAGGTCACGATCTACGACGTCCGCCAGCAGGAGTTCACGCTCGCGCAATCGACCGGCGACCAGGTCACCGCCCGCAGCAGCGAAGGCCTCGAGATCAACGTCGACGCGACCATCATCTACCAGGTCGCTCCGACCGAAGCGGCCCGCCTCCACCAGGACATCGGCCCCAGCTACGAAACGGTCCGCGTCCGCCCGGAGGTCCGCAGCCAAATCCGCGACGCGATCGGCGAGTACGCCGCCGCGGAGCTGATCAGCACCCTGCGGACCGAACTGCAGCAGAACGTCGAGACAAGCCTCCGCGAGGCGCTCGACGGCGACAACGTCCGCATCCGCTCGGTCCTGCTGCGCGACATCCGCATCCCGACGACCATCACCACCGCCATCGAGGAGAAACAGGCGGCGGAACAACAGGTGGAGGTCGAGGAGAACCGGCGTCGTCAGGCGGAGATCTCCGCCCAACGCCGCGTCATCGAGGCGGAGGGCGAGCGCGACGCCGCCATCGCCCGCGCCGAAGGGGAATCCGAAGCGTTGCGCCTGCGCGGCGAAGCGATCCGCGAGAACCCCGAAATCATCGATCTCGAGGTCGCGCAGCGCCTGGCGCCCGGCATCGAGACGATCCTGCTGCCGAGCGACAACAACTTCCTGCTCGACCTGCGGAGCCTCAACCAGGGGCGCGGCGCGACCTCCCCGACCGATTCGGTGGTGCCGCTGCCCTGA